A part of Microbacterium atlanticum genomic DNA contains:
- a CDS encoding MFS transporter, which translates to MTTLTQELTLADARARKVGWRGWAALVVLMLPVLLVSVDNTVLSFALPSIALELGPTSAQQLWIIDAYPLVLAGLLVTMGTLGDRFGRRRMLLIGATGFAAVSVLAAFAPSAGWLIAARAGMGVFGAMLMPSTLSLLRSIFTDRDQRRLAIAVWAAMFSAGAALGPIVGGLLLEHYSWGSVFLLSVPVLVPLLVLAPLLVPESRDPAPGRIDPLSIALSLATMIPIVYGIKELAVHGLTAAAWLPMLAGTGFGVLFVRRQLRASTPMLDMRLFARGTFSGALLVNLLSVIALVGFLFFVAQHLQLVVGLSPMQAGLALVPGLVMMILAGLAVVPISKKWPARVVVPAALVFSLGGYVAVAFSTGSDSIGALVAAFVALGIGIGAAETVSNELVLSSAPPAKAGAASAVSETAYELGAVLGTTVLGGILTALYRAHLVVPADVPDAAATAASETLAGAVHAAETVGGATGQALFEAAATAFDQGVAVTALIGAVLVVIAGVIAATTLGGSRQKS; encoded by the coding sequence ATGACGACTCTTACTCAGGAACTCACGCTCGCGGACGCTCGAGCCCGCAAGGTCGGCTGGCGGGGCTGGGCGGCGCTGGTGGTGCTCATGCTGCCGGTGCTCCTGGTCTCGGTCGACAACACGGTGCTGAGTTTCGCGCTTCCGTCGATCGCCCTGGAGCTCGGGCCCACCAGCGCCCAGCAGCTGTGGATCATCGACGCCTATCCGCTCGTCCTCGCGGGACTGCTCGTGACGATGGGCACCCTGGGGGACCGGTTCGGGCGGCGGCGGATGCTGCTCATCGGCGCCACCGGCTTCGCCGCCGTCTCGGTGCTCGCGGCCTTCGCGCCCAGCGCCGGGTGGCTCATCGCCGCGCGCGCCGGGATGGGCGTGTTCGGGGCGATGCTGATGCCGTCGACGCTGTCGCTGCTGCGCAGCATCTTCACCGACCGCGATCAGCGTCGGCTTGCGATCGCGGTGTGGGCGGCCATGTTCTCCGCGGGGGCGGCACTCGGCCCGATCGTCGGCGGTCTGCTCCTCGAGCACTACTCGTGGGGCTCGGTCTTCCTCCTGTCGGTGCCGGTCCTCGTCCCGCTTCTCGTCCTCGCACCCCTCCTCGTGCCCGAGAGCCGCGACCCCGCGCCCGGCCGCATCGATCCCCTCAGCATCGCGCTTTCCCTGGCCACCATGATCCCGATCGTGTACGGCATCAAGGAGCTCGCAGTCCACGGCCTCACCGCTGCGGCGTGGCTTCCCATGCTCGCCGGCACGGGGTTCGGCGTGCTGTTCGTGCGCCGGCAACTGCGGGCGTCGACGCCGATGCTGGACATGCGCCTGTTCGCGCGGGGCACGTTCAGCGGCGCGCTACTGGTGAACCTCCTGAGCGTCATCGCGCTCGTCGGCTTCCTCTTCTTCGTCGCGCAGCACCTGCAGCTCGTCGTCGGCCTGTCGCCGATGCAGGCGGGCCTGGCGCTGGTGCCGGGCCTCGTCATGATGATCCTGGCCGGACTCGCGGTCGTGCCGATCTCGAAGAAGTGGCCTGCCCGCGTGGTGGTGCCGGCAGCGCTGGTCTTCTCGCTCGGCGGCTACGTGGCGGTGGCGTTCTCGACCGGCTCCGACAGCATCGGCGCGCTCGTCGCCGCCTTCGTCGCCCTCGGCATCGGCATCGGTGCGGCCGAGACCGTGTCCAACGAGCTGGTGCTCTCCAGCGCGCCGCCTGCCAAGGCCGGTGCCGCCAGTGCGGTGTCCGAGACGGCGTACGAGCTCGGCGCGGTGCTCGGCACGACCGTGCTGGGCGGCATCCTCACCGCGCTCTACCGTGCTCATCTCGTCGTGCCCGCAGATGTCCCGGATGCCGCGGCCACCGCAGCGTCCGAGACGCTGGCCGGGGCCGTGCACGCGGCAGAGACGGTCGGCGGCGCCACCGGCCAGGCGCTCTTCGAGGCCGCTGCGACCGCGTTCGACCAGGGCGTCGCGGTCACGGCGCTGATCGGAGCGGTCCTGGTCGTCATCGCCGGGGTCATCGCGGCCACTACCCTGGGAGGGTCCCGCCAGAAGTCGTAG